Proteins encoded in a region of the Apostichopus japonicus isolate 1M-3 chromosome 19, ASM3797524v1, whole genome shotgun sequence genome:
- the LOC139959956 gene encoding uncharacterized protein, translating into MEKLRNAFIYLYPMLLAVSLNISYVDSEIYCQCHVSAIRCSNLNMTSFSNASLQEDCWKHIESGDFLSLYLRQNEISSFPELNLQIAVKYLDLSLNKLKDLRNHLVEENRELQYLNLSFNEITEIQDGAFLGMTKLTDLDLSNNNISNISREAFSNLIKLESLNLSYNHIPIFEATPPPLLRLLILSRNFLQDIANDHISLQALDLTCNNLKNISFLNCIKNTHVYVGGNPFDCSNEYHGSSPKQTQCDYSCDPDIECIKDGTSELIGTSTVQTTYLLDSVITTDMLRDVSTIPTDQMPVYDVALVWYILGISWIIVAILVATLFATLYQW; encoded by the coding sequence atggaaaaattgCGGAATGCTTTCATCTACCTTTATCCCATGTTATTAGCCGTTTCACTAAACATTTCGTATGTGGATTCTGAAATATATTGTCAGTGCCATGTGAGTGCTATCCGATGTAGTAATCTGAATATGACCAGCTTTTCGAACGCATCGTTACAGGAAGACTGTTGGAAACATATCGAAAGCGGAGATTTCCTGAGTCTTTATTTACgtcaaaatgaaatatcttCCTTTCCTGAATTGAATCTTCAAATTGCCGTAAAATATTTAGATTTAAGCTTGAACAAACTTAAAGATCTTAGAAATCATTTAGTGGAAGAGAATCGAGAATTACAATACCTTAACTTAAGCTTCAATGAAATTACTGAAATACAAGATGGCGCATTTCTTGGAATGACGAAACTAACCGACCTGGATCTTTCTAATAACAATATTTCTAACATATCGAGAGAAGCTTTCTCCAATCTTATTAAGTTGGAGTCTTTAAACTTGAGTTATAATCATATACCAATATTTGAAGCGACACCACCTCCTTTATTGCGACTTCTTATTCTGAGCAGAAACTTCCTACAAGATATAGCAAATGACCATATCAGCTTACAAGCTTTGGATCTTACCTGTAACAActtgaaaaatatttctttcttgaaTTGCATTAAGAACACACACGTTTACGTAGGAGGTAATCCGTTTGATTGTAGCAACGAATATCATGGCTCCAGTCCGAAGCAAACTCAATGCGACTATTCATGTGATCCTGATATCGAATGTATAAAAGACGGTACATCAGAATTGATTGGTACTAGTACAGTTCAGACAACGTATTTGCTAGACTCTGTGATAACCACAGACATGCTACGAGATGTTTCCACAATACCTACAGATCAGATGCCAGTTTACGACGTTGCGTTGGTGTGGTATATCTTGGGTATTTCGTGGATAATTGTAGCAATCCTTGTAGCCACCCTCTTTGCTACATTATATCAGTGGTAA